In one Erythrobacteraceae bacterium WH01K genomic region, the following are encoded:
- the recJ gene encoding single-stranded-DNA-specific exonuclease RecJ, with the protein MASSAISAVCGVERSLAGRRWRWRGGNMDMMGGGAPGTLQDDITTQLLLARGVDRSDIERHRQPTLRAFLPDPSQFRDMDTAAERVAQAIISGETVTVYGDYDVDGATSAALLIRLMRMLDAEAQYYIPDRLLEGYGPSGEALVKLGESGSSLIVTVDCGAMAFDALQQARDAGIDVIVVDHHKCAAELPKAVALVNPNRLDENDLAASHGHLAAVGVAFLLAIAVVRTLRERGYFESRKEPDLRALLDLVALGTVADVAALHGLNRAFVAQGLKVMAKRDNTGMSALIDASRLKRAPQCSDLGFALGPRINAGGRVGESTLGVRLLTTEDPDEARQIAEQLSALNEDRRAIEAEVQEAAEQQVASQHNRAVQVVFGTGWHPGVIGIVAGRIKEKTGKPSLVIALDGENGKGSGRSIPGVDLGAAIIAAREQGLLEAGGGHAMAAGLTVSASRLEEFADWLDARLARDVSRANAEREMMLDLSLAPRGLTPELVETLDGAGPYGVGWPGPRIAVGPVHLVKADVVGADHLRLIAGSGDGGSLKAIAFRSAETEWGQALLLGAKGRRLWLAGRAKIDDWGPTPRAELHLEDAAWAD; encoded by the coding sequence ATGGCTTCAAGTGCAATTTCGGCTGTCTGCGGTGTCGAGCGGTCCCTGGCGGGGCGGCGGTGGCGCTGGCGCGGCGGTAACATGGACATGATGGGCGGCGGCGCACCCGGCACCCTGCAGGACGACATCACGACCCAGCTGCTGCTGGCCCGCGGGGTCGACCGCTCGGATATAGAGCGGCATCGCCAGCCCACCCTGCGCGCCTTCCTGCCCGATCCCTCGCAATTCCGGGACATGGACACGGCAGCGGAACGCGTCGCGCAGGCGATCATCTCCGGCGAGACGGTTACCGTCTATGGCGACTACGATGTCGACGGCGCCACCAGCGCGGCCCTCCTGATCAGGCTGATGCGGATGCTGGATGCAGAGGCGCAGTATTACATCCCTGACCGCCTGCTCGAAGGGTACGGGCCGAGCGGAGAGGCCTTGGTCAAGCTGGGCGAGAGTGGCTCCAGCCTGATCGTAACCGTCGATTGCGGCGCGATGGCGTTCGACGCACTGCAGCAGGCGCGAGACGCAGGGATCGACGTGATCGTGGTCGATCATCACAAATGCGCGGCCGAACTTCCCAAGGCCGTCGCTCTGGTCAATCCGAACCGCCTCGACGAAAACGACCTTGCTGCCTCGCACGGTCATCTTGCCGCAGTCGGCGTTGCTTTTCTCCTCGCCATTGCTGTGGTCAGGACCCTGCGCGAACGCGGATATTTCGAAAGCCGGAAGGAACCGGACCTGCGTGCCCTGCTCGATCTGGTTGCGCTCGGCACGGTGGCGGATGTCGCGGCGTTGCATGGGTTGAACCGCGCCTTCGTCGCCCAGGGCCTCAAGGTGATGGCGAAGCGCGACAATACCGGCATGTCTGCGCTGATCGATGCCAGCAGACTGAAACGCGCCCCGCAATGCAGCGATCTCGGCTTTGCGCTGGGACCGCGAATCAATGCGGGGGGACGCGTCGGCGAATCGACCCTCGGTGTCCGGCTGCTGACCACGGAAGACCCGGACGAGGCGCGGCAGATCGCCGAGCAGTTATCGGCCCTCAACGAAGATCGCCGAGCGATCGAGGCAGAGGTGCAGGAAGCGGCAGAGCAGCAGGTGGCAAGCCAGCACAACCGCGCAGTCCAGGTCGTCTTCGGCACCGGCTGGCATCCGGGTGTCATTGGTATCGTCGCCGGCCGGATCAAGGAAAAGACCGGCAAGCCGTCGCTCGTCATCGCGCTGGACGGCGAAAACGGCAAGGGATCGGGCCGCTCCATTCCGGGCGTCGACCTCGGAGCGGCAATTATCGCCGCGCGTGAACAGGGCTTGCTGGAGGCAGGCGGCGGCCACGCCATGGCGGCGGGGCTGACGGTTTCCGCCTCCCGGCTCGAGGAATTCGCGGACTGGCTGGATGCACGGCTGGCACGCGACGTCTCGCGCGCGAATGCAGAGCGGGAAATGATGCTGGACCTTTCGCTGGCACCGCGCGGCCTGACCCCCGAACTGGTCGAGACACTGGACGGAGCCGGGCCATACGGCGTTGGCTGGCCGGGCCCCCGCATCGCGGTCGGGCCGGTCCACCTCGTAAAGGCCGATGTCGTCGGCGCCGATCATCTGCGGCTGATTGCCGGCAGCGGTGACGGAGGGTCCCTCAAAGCCATCGCCTTCAGATCGGCAGAGACCGAATGGGGACAGGCATTGCTCCTTGGTGCGAAAGGTCGCCGGCTCTGGCTCGCAGGTCGGGCGAAAATCGATGACTGGGGGCCGACACCGCGCGCGGAACTGCACCTCGAAGATGCAGCCTGGGCCGATTGA
- a CDS encoding flavodoxin family protein, with protein METSRTLLIAWHSRTGTARAMAAAAAEGAGDMAVLMSAPQIEPEHFMASGSYLFVCPENLATMSGMMKEMFDRCYYPVLGRNEGRPFATAIAAGSDGEGAQRQIDRIAKGWRLKRVAEPLIVNTSAQTPDEILAEKTVACEELRKCRELGEALAEGLRQGIF; from the coding sequence ATGGAAACGAGCAGGACCTTGCTGATTGCCTGGCACAGCCGGACAGGTACTGCCCGCGCGATGGCGGCCGCGGCGGCAGAGGGTGCGGGGGACATGGCGGTCCTCATGTCCGCTCCCCAAATCGAGCCGGAGCATTTCATGGCGAGCGGGTCCTACCTGTTCGTCTGCCCGGAGAACCTTGCGACGATGTCGGGCATGATGAAGGAGATGTTCGACCGGTGCTACTACCCCGTCCTGGGGCGGAACGAAGGCCGGCCGTTTGCAACCGCCATTGCCGCCGGTTCGGATGGTGAGGGCGCCCAGCGGCAGATCGACCGGATTGCGAAGGGGTGGCGGTTGAAGCGCGTCGCGGAGCCCCTGATCGTGAATACATCTGCACAGACACCTGACGAGATTCTGGCCGAGAAAACCGTGGCCTGCGAAGAATTGCGCAAATGCCGCGAACTTGGCGAGGCGCTCGCCGAAGGATTACGGCAGGGGATCTTCTGA
- a CDS encoding nitronate monooxygenase family protein, producing the protein MSLPAPFDRMRLPVIGSPLFIVSGPELVIAQCKAGIVGSFPALNARPQSLLDEWLHQITEELAKHNRKNPDRPAAPFAVNQIVHKSNDRVEADMKTCEKWQVPMVITSLGAREEIFQAVKNWGGITMHDVINNRFAHKAIEKGATGLIPVAAGAGGHAGALSPFALMQEIREWFDGLIALSGSIAHGRSILAAQALSADFAYIGSAFIATEEANADQGYKQGIVDGSSEGIVYTNLFTGVHGNYLRSSIEAAGLDPDNLPTSDPSKMNFGSGGNTKAKAWKDIWGSGQGVGAVKNVGTVADMVDRLEAEYNAAREALGQATGG; encoded by the coding sequence ATGTCCCTGCCCGCACCTTTCGACCGCATGCGCCTGCCCGTCATCGGGTCGCCCCTGTTCATCGTGTCGGGACCGGAACTGGTCATCGCGCAGTGCAAGGCGGGCATTGTCGGCAGCTTTCCCGCGCTGAACGCCCGCCCGCAATCGCTGCTGGACGAGTGGCTGCACCAGATCACGGAAGAACTGGCGAAGCACAACCGCAAAAATCCGGACAGGCCCGCCGCGCCGTTCGCGGTCAACCAGATCGTCCACAAGTCCAACGACCGCGTAGAAGCCGACATGAAGACGTGCGAGAAATGGCAGGTCCCGATGGTCATCACCTCGCTCGGTGCGCGGGAAGAGATCTTCCAGGCGGTGAAGAACTGGGGCGGGATCACAATGCACGACGTGATCAACAACCGCTTTGCGCACAAGGCGATCGAGAAAGGGGCAACCGGCCTCATTCCCGTGGCAGCTGGCGCAGGCGGCCATGCGGGCGCGTTGTCGCCCTTCGCCCTGATGCAGGAGATCCGCGAATGGTTCGACGGGCTGATCGCCCTGTCCGGCTCCATCGCGCATGGCCGGTCCATCCTTGCGGCGCAGGCGCTTTCGGCGGACTTCGCCTATATCGGCAGCGCGTTCATCGCGACCGAGGAAGCCAATGCCGACCAGGGCTACAAGCAGGGCATCGTCGATGGGAGCAGCGAAGGGATCGTCTACACCAACCTGTTTACCGGCGTGCACGGCAATTACCTGCGCTCCAGCATCGAAGCGGCCGGGCTTGATCCCGATAATTTGCCGACGAGCGATCCGAGCAAGATGAATTTCGGCAGCGGCGGCAATACGAAGGCCAAGGCCTGGAAAGACATCTGGGGCTCCGGCCAGGGTGTCGGCGCGGTGAAGAATGTCGGCACGGTTGCCGACATGGTCGACCGGCTGGAAGCCGAATACAACGCCGCCCGAGAGGCGCTCGGGCAGGCTACGGGCGGCTGA
- a CDS encoding amidohydrolase family protein, with product MTETILDPDLPIIDPHHHLWDLRPMVPAFPDPQHPFIAAIAQKPYYNFDALKADTDTGHNVVATVFMECGAFYDLDRDEDMKVVGEVEYVNGVAAQSASGLYGDYRACAGIVGHANMMLGDRAAPVLEALVAAGNGRFKGIRHQGAWDADPEVLGPPFHAPEGLYRSASFREGFAHLGKMGLTFDAWVLEPQLGDVIDLARAFPDQPICLDHCGTPLGIASYKGKLGDRFDTWRSAIRELSECENVHVKLGGLAMAFCGLPDEGPAAGVDSETLAAMWRPYIETCIEAFGPQRAMFESNYPVDCWGATYPVLWNAFKRLAAGASDEEKAALFNGTAARFYDMEHVLPVQ from the coding sequence ATGACAGAAACGATACTCGACCCGGACCTGCCGATTATCGACCCGCACCACCATCTGTGGGACCTGCGCCCGATGGTCCCGGCCTTCCCCGATCCTCAGCACCCCTTCATCGCTGCCATCGCGCAGAAACCGTATTACAATTTCGACGCGCTGAAGGCCGACACCGACACCGGCCACAACGTCGTCGCCACGGTCTTCATGGAATGCGGTGCGTTCTACGACCTCGACCGCGACGAGGACATGAAGGTCGTGGGCGAGGTCGAATATGTGAACGGCGTCGCAGCGCAATCGGCCAGCGGTCTCTACGGGGATTACCGCGCCTGTGCAGGCATTGTCGGCCATGCCAACATGATGCTCGGCGACCGGGCCGCACCGGTTCTGGAGGCTCTGGTTGCAGCCGGCAACGGCCGGTTCAAGGGCATCCGTCACCAGGGCGCCTGGGATGCCGATCCCGAAGTCCTCGGCCCTCCCTTCCACGCGCCGGAAGGCCTCTATCGCAGCGCCAGTTTCCGGGAAGGGTTCGCGCATCTCGGCAAGATGGGCCTGACCTTCGATGCATGGGTTCTCGAGCCGCAACTGGGCGATGTGATCGATCTCGCCCGCGCCTTTCCCGACCAGCCCATCTGCCTCGACCATTGCGGCACGCCGCTGGGCATAGCGTCGTACAAGGGAAAGCTAGGGGACCGGTTCGATACGTGGCGCAGCGCCATCCGCGAATTGTCCGAATGCGAGAACGTCCACGTCAAGTTGGGCGGACTGGCAATGGCGTTCTGCGGCCTGCCGGACGAAGGGCCGGCCGCGGGCGTGGACAGCGAAACTCTGGCCGCGATGTGGCGCCCCTATATCGAAACCTGCATCGAGGCATTCGGGCCGCAGCGCGCCATGTTCGAAAGCAATTACCCGGTCGATTGCTGGGGCGCGACCTACCCGGTGCTGTGGAACGCCTTCAAACGGCTGGCAGCGGGTGCAAGCGACGAAGAAAAGGCAGCGCTGTTCAATGGCACGGCTGCCCGGTTCTACGACATGGAGCACGTCCTGCCGGTGCAGTAG